One Aegilops tauschii subsp. strangulata cultivar AL8/78 chromosome 7, Aet v6.0, whole genome shotgun sequence genomic window carries:
- the LOC109784322 gene encoding uncharacterized protein, which translates to MDAVDSTSPPSLRHKLRTTVCGCFGSPGSGDERPQSGGRTRWRRRAAAAGEFRYDPLSYALNFDEGGSGSDDGAEAENAALRYPNFSSRLPLSPAPASRAVAIA; encoded by the coding sequence ATGGACGCGGtggactccacgtcgccgccgtCGCTGCGCCACAAGCTGCGGACCACCGTGTGCGGCTGCTTCGGCTCGCCGGGCAGCGGCGACGAAAGGCCGCAAAGCGGCGGCAGGACCAGgtggaggcggcgggcggcggccgcgGGGGAGTTCAGGTACGACCCGCTCAGCTACGCGCTCAACTTCGACGAGGGCGGCAGCGGCAGCGACGACGGGGCGGAGGCAGAGAACGCGGCCTTAAGGTACCCGAACTTCAGCTCGCGCCTGCCTctctcgccggcgccggcgtcCCGAGCCGTCGCCATCGCCTGA